Proteins encoded within one genomic window of Nomia melanderi isolate GNS246 chromosome 8, iyNomMela1, whole genome shotgun sequence:
- the fliI gene encoding FLII actin remodeling protein isoform X2: MANTGVLPFVRGVDFSSNDFGDGKFPESVRLMTGIQWLKLDKTNLTEIPEEMGKLLKLEHLSLVKNKLERLYGELTELSCLRTLNIRRNNIKSSGIPAELFHLEELTTLDLSHNNLKEVPEGLERTRSLLNLNLSYNHIEMIPNTLFIHLTDLLFLDLSNNRLETLPPQTRRLANLQTLNLNHNPLGHFQLRQLPSLMNLTTLQMRDTQRTLNNIPSSLETLTNLQELDLSQNNLPRVPDALYSLQNLRRLNLSDNQITELSTAIELWTKLETLNICRNRLTAIPASLCKIVTLRRLYLNDNQLDFEGIPSGIGKLSSLQVFSAANNRLEMIPEGLCRCGSLKKLILTSNRLITVPDAIHLLTDLEQLDLRDNPNLVMPPKPTEVQKGSGIEFYNIDFSLQHQLRLAGANVPAPTQMAGSKDPIARKMRLRRRRDQEEADQDQAKILKGMKDIAKEKNKDKECEESKAESLKPKRWDETLEKPPLDYSEFFDEDAGQVPGLSVWEIENFLPNEIEEVAHGKFYEGDCYIVLKTEVDDTGSLIWAIYFWIGEKATLDKRACAAIHAVNLRNYLGAQCRTIREEQGEESDEFLMLFESGITYIEGGRTSSGFYTVEDTPFVTRLYRVHAAGASIHLEPVPVQYDSLDPGFVFVLDTGNKVFMWYGKNAKSTLKSKARLMAEKINKNERKNKAEILTEIMSSESDDFLTCLNVKDTSQLLPIVEHVDPDFVALAPRLYQVQLGMGYLELPQVEVPHGKLSNTLLNNRNVYILDCHLDVYVWFGKKSTRLVRAAAVKLSQELFNMIERPEYATVTRLQEGTESQIFKSKFTGWDEVIAVDFTRTAESVAKTGADLTKWAKQQETKADLAALFMPRQPPMSYAEAQQLMSEWNDDLERMERFVLEGKKFVRLPEEEFGHFYSGDCYVFLCRYWMPLDTAENEDGEEQFEEDYQCTVYFWQGRDAGNMGWLTFTFSLQKKFKSLFGENLEVVRTHQQQENLKFLSYFKRKFIIHHGKRKQPKSSDSNRVEFYHLRSNGSALCTRLIQIPADSSLLNSSFCYILNVPFNNDDNTGIVYAWIGSKADCDEARLIQEIAEEMFNNPWISLQVLNEGEEPDNFFWVALGGKKPYDVDAEYMNYTRLFRCSNEKGYFTISEKCTDFCQDDLADDDIMILDNGEQVFLWLGSRCSEVEIKLAYKSAQVYIQHLRVKQPDRPRKLFLTAKGKESRRFAKCFHGWSLHKKPLQ; this comes from the exons ATGGCTAACACCGGTGTATTGCCGTTTGTACGCGGTGTCGATTTCAGTAGCAATGATTTTGGC GATGGCAAATTTCCGGAGTCCGTTCGTCTTATGACTGGGATACAATGGCTGAAATTAGACAAAACCAATTTGACAGAAATCCCAGAAGAAATGGGGAAACTGTTGAAATTG GAACATCTGTCACTGGTTAAGAATAAATTGGAACGATTGTACGGAGAACTCACGGAACTTAGCTGTCTAAGAACATTGAATATTAGGCGTAACAACATTAAATCAAGTGGGATACCAGCTGAACTGTTTCATCTAGAGGAACTGACCACTTTAGATTTGAGTCACAATAATTTAAAGGAAGTACCAGAAGGCCTTGAACGAACTCGttctttattaaatttgaatttaagttATAACCA TATAGAGATGATTCccaatacattatttattcatttaaccgATTTACTTTTCCTGGATCTCAGTAATAATAGATTAGAGACACTGCCACCGCAAACTCGCCGTTTAGCTAATTTACAAACTTTGAATTTAAACCACAATCCTTTGGGACACTTCCAATTGAG GCAGTTGCCATCATTGATGAATTTAACGACCCTACAGATGCGCGACACGCAACGAACATTGAACAATATCCCTTCAAGTTTGGAAACCTTGACAAATTTACAAGAGCTTGATTTATCGCAGAACAATTTGCCCCGAGTACCGGACGCTCTTTATTCTCTACAAAATTTGCGTCGTTTAAATTTGAGTGACAATCAAATAACGGAATTATCAACAGCTATAG AACTTTGGACTAAACTGGAAACGTTGAATATATGCCGCAACAGACTGACCGCGATACCTGCTTCTCTTTGTAAAATTGTAACACTCAGAAGATTGTATTTAAACGATAATCAATTAGATTTCGAAGGCATTCCTTCGGGAATTGGCAAGTTATCATCGCTGCAAGTCTTCTCTGCGGCTAACAATCGTTTGGAAATGATACCAGAAGGCTTGTGCAG GTGTGGttcattgaagaaattaatattgacGTCCAACCGATTGATCACTGTACCGGACGCCATTCATCTGCTTACCGATTTAGAACAATTAGACTTGAGGGATAATCCCAATTTGGTAATGCCGCCGAAACCGACCGAGGTACAGAAAGGGTcaggaattgaattttataatattgatttttcgttGCAACATCAATTACGACTTGCTGGTGCAAACGTACCAGCACCGACTCAAATGGCCG GTAGTAAAGACCCGATAGCTCGTAAAATGAGGCTCCGAAGAAGACGAGACCAAGAGGAGGCTGATCAGGATCAAGCCAAGATATTGAAG GGCATGAAAGATATAGCAAAGGAGAAGAACAAGGACAAAGAGTGCGAAGAGTCCAAAGCAGAATCGTTAAA ACCAAAACGATGGGACGAGACCCTCGAGAAGCCGCCTTTAGATTATTCAGAATTCTTTGATGAGGACGCGGGTCAAGTACCTGGTCTTTCGGTGTGGGAGATAGAGAACTTCTTGCCAAATGAGATAGAAGAGGTAGCGCATGGAAAGTTTTACGAAGGCGATTGTTACATCGTATTGAAGACTGAAGTCGATGACACGGGATCGTTGATTTGGGCGATCTACTTCTGGATAGGGGAGAAAGCTACT TTAGATAAAAGAGCTTGCGCGGCTATTCATGCTGTAAATTTAAGGAATTATCTGGGCGCGCAGTGCCGCACCATTAGAGAAGAACAAGGGGAGGAATCGGATGAATTTTTAATGCTGTTCGAGTCTGGTATAACTTACATCGAAGGAGGCCGCACCTCGTCCGGCTTTTACACGGTCGAGGACACG CCGTTTGTGACAAGGCTATACCGAGTACACGCGGCGGGTGCTTCTATTCACTTGGAACCTGTACCGGTTCAGTACGATTCCCTGGATCCAGGGTTCGTGTTCGTTCTGGACACAGGCAACAAAGTTTTCATGTGGTACGGTAAGAACGCGAAGAGCACGTTGAAGTCGAAGGCGAGACTGATGGCGGAGAAgatcaataaaaatgaaagaaagaacaaAGCCGAGATTCTAACGGAAATCATGAGTTCGGAGTCCGACGATTTCCTAACGTGTTTGAACGTGAAGGATACGTCTCAACTTTTACCGATCGTG GAGCACGTGGATCCAGACTTTGTGGCCCTTGCGCCTCGTTTGTATCAAGTCCAACTGGGCATGGGTTATTTAGAATTGCCTCAGGTTGAAGTGCCTCATGGGAAGTTATCGAATACGCTCCTGAATAACCGCAACGTTTATATATTGGACTGCCATTTGGACGTTTATGTTTG GTTCGGTAAAAAATCAACGAGACTGGTACGAGCAGCAGCAGTTAAATTATCTCAAGAATTGTTCAACATGATAGAGCGACCGGAGTATGCCACGGTCACCAGACTGCAAGAGGGAACCGAGTCTCAG ATTTTCAAATCCAAATTTACGGGCTGGGATGAAGTGATAGCTGTCGATTTCACCAGAACTGCTGAATCAGTCGCTAAGACTGGCGCCGACCTTACGAAATGGGCCAAACAACAGGAAACAAAG GCGGACCTGGCTGCGCTTTTCATGCCTAGACAACCGCCGATGTCTTACGCCGAAGCTCAACAGCTTATGTCGGAATGGAACGACGATTTGGAACGCATGGAACGATTTGTATTGGAGGGAAAGAAATTCGTACGCCTGCCCGAAGAAGAGTTTGGACACTTTTATAGCGGTGATTGTTACGTTTTCCTTTGTCGTTATTGGATG CCGTTGGATACCGCTGAAAACGAAGACGGCGAAGAGCAGTTTGAAGAAGATTACCAATGCACGGTGTACTTCTGGCAAGGAAGAGACGCAGGCAATATGGGGTGGTTGACATTTACCTTTAG TCTACAGAAGAAATTTAAATCACTGTTCGGTGAAAATTTAGAAGTCGTTAGAACCCATCAGCAGCAGGAAAACTTAAAGTTCTTGtcgtattttaaaagaaaatttatcatTCATCATGGTAAGCGCAAACAGCCAAAGTCGTCTGATAGTAACAGAGTTGAGTTTTATCATTTGAGGAGTAATGGAAGTGCATTGTGTACTAGGCTGATACAAATACCAGCTGATTCGTCGTTACTGAATTCTTCCTTTTG TTATATCTTGAATGTGCCATTTAACAATGACGATAACACTGGAATAGTGTACGCCTGGATCGGTTCTAAAGCAGATTGCGATGAAGCACGTTTGATCCAAGAAATTGCCGAGGaaatgtttaacaat CCATGGATAAGTCTTCAGGTTTTAAACGAAGGTGAAGAGCCGGATAATTTCTTCTGGGTGGCTCTCGGTGGAAAGAAACCTTATGACGTCGATGCAGAATACATGAATTACACCAGGTTGTTCAGATGCTCGAATGAGAAAGGATACTTTACTATCAGTGAAAAGTGCACTGATTTCTGTCAA GACGATTTAGCGGATGATGATATTATGATATTGGATAATGGTGAACAAGTATTCTTGTGGTTGGGAAGCAGATGTTCGGAAGTAGAAATCAAATTAGCTTATAAGTCCGCTCAG gtGTATATTCAACATTTACGAGTGAAGCAACCGGACAGACCGCGCAAACTGTTTTTAACTGCGAAAGGAAAAGAGTCACGAAGATTTGCAAAATGTTTTCATGGTTGGAGTTTGCATAAAAAGCCGCTTCAATAA
- the mge gene encoding translocase of outer mitochondrial membrane 22 homolog mge, which translates to MASLEDLEQLDSGIGSCDMSSGDARSPEVKSLLPDDEDDEEDESLAERLLGLTEMFPDEVRNFSYNVGTCFYSCMKGLYAFSCSAAWLFFSSSAILFAPVLFEIERAQMEEVQRAQQKQVLLGPNTAMSHISPSSLPMAPPVQR; encoded by the exons ATGGCTTCACTTGAAGATTTGGAACAACTGGATAGCGGCATAGGTAGTTGCGACATGAGTAGCGGCGACGCACGTTCCCCGGAGGTGAAATCGCTTCTTCCCGATGACGAGGATGACGAAGAG GATGAAAGTCTCGCGGAGAGGTTATTGGGTCTCACAGAAATGTTCCCAGACGAAGTACGTAATTTCAGCTATAATGTCGGCACTTGTTTCTATAGCTGTATGAAAG GCTTGTACGCATTTTCGTGTTCCGCCGCATGGTTATTCTTCAGTTCGTCGGCTATTTTATTCGCACCTGTATTATTCGAAATAGAACGCGCGCAAATGGAAGAAGTACAACGTGCCCAACAGAAACAAGTCCTCTTAGGACCTAATACAGCAATGTCACACATTAGCCCTTCGAGTCTTCCAATGGCTCCACCAGTGCAACGATAA
- the fliI gene encoding FLII actin remodeling protein isoform X3, whose protein sequence is MANTGVLPFVRGVDFSSNDFGDGKFPESVRLMTGIQWLKLDKTNLTEIPEEMGKLLKLEHLSLVKNKLERLYGELTELSCLRTLNIRRNNIKSSGIPAELFHLEELTTLDLSHNNLKEVPEGLERTRSLLNLNLSYNHIEMIPNTLFIHLTDLLFLDLSNNRLETLPPQTRRLANLQTLNLNHNPLGHFQLRQLPSLMNLTTLQMRDTQRTLNNIPSSLETLTNLQELDLSQNNLPRVPDALYSLQNLRRLNLSDNQITELSTAIELWTKLETLNICRNRLTAIPASLCKIVTLRRLYLNDNQLDFEGIPSGIGKLSSLQVFSAANNRLEMIPEGLCRCGSLKKLILTSNRLITVPDAIHLLTDLEQLDLRDNPNLVMPPKPTEVQKGSGIEFYNIDFSLQHQLRLAGANVPAPTQMAGSKDPIARKMRLRRRRDQEEADQDQAKILKGMKDIAKEKNKDKECEESKAESLKPKRWDETLEKPPLDYSEFFDEDAGQVPGLSVWEIENFLPNEIEEVAHGKFYEGDCYIVLKTEVDDTGSLIWAIYFWIGEKATLDKRACAAIHAVNLRNYLGAQCRTIREEQGEESDEFLMLFESGITYIEGGRTSSGFYTVEDTPFVTRLYRVHAAGASIHLEPVPVQYDSLDPGFVFVLDTGNKVFMWYGKNAKSTLKSKARLMAEKINKNERKNKAEILTEIMSSESDDFLTCLNVKDTSQLLPIVEHVDPDFVALAPRLYQVQLGMGYLELPQVEVPHGKLSNTLLNNRNVYILDCHLDVYVWFGKKSTRLVRAAAVKLSQELFNMIERPEYATVTRLQEGTESQIFKSKFTGWDEVIAVDFTRTAESVAKTGADLTKWAKQQETKADLAALFMPRQPPMSYAEAQQLMSEWNDDLERMERFVLEGKKFVRLPEEEFGHFYSGDCYVFLCRYWMPLDTAENEDGEEQFEEDYQCTVYFWQGRDAGNMGWLTFTFSLQKKFKSLFGENLEVVRTHQQQENLKFLSYFKRKFIIHHG, encoded by the exons ATGGCTAACACCGGTGTATTGCCGTTTGTACGCGGTGTCGATTTCAGTAGCAATGATTTTGGC GATGGCAAATTTCCGGAGTCCGTTCGTCTTATGACTGGGATACAATGGCTGAAATTAGACAAAACCAATTTGACAGAAATCCCAGAAGAAATGGGGAAACTGTTGAAATTG GAACATCTGTCACTGGTTAAGAATAAATTGGAACGATTGTACGGAGAACTCACGGAACTTAGCTGTCTAAGAACATTGAATATTAGGCGTAACAACATTAAATCAAGTGGGATACCAGCTGAACTGTTTCATCTAGAGGAACTGACCACTTTAGATTTGAGTCACAATAATTTAAAGGAAGTACCAGAAGGCCTTGAACGAACTCGttctttattaaatttgaatttaagttATAACCA TATAGAGATGATTCccaatacattatttattcatttaaccgATTTACTTTTCCTGGATCTCAGTAATAATAGATTAGAGACACTGCCACCGCAAACTCGCCGTTTAGCTAATTTACAAACTTTGAATTTAAACCACAATCCTTTGGGACACTTCCAATTGAG GCAGTTGCCATCATTGATGAATTTAACGACCCTACAGATGCGCGACACGCAACGAACATTGAACAATATCCCTTCAAGTTTGGAAACCTTGACAAATTTACAAGAGCTTGATTTATCGCAGAACAATTTGCCCCGAGTACCGGACGCTCTTTATTCTCTACAAAATTTGCGTCGTTTAAATTTGAGTGACAATCAAATAACGGAATTATCAACAGCTATAG AACTTTGGACTAAACTGGAAACGTTGAATATATGCCGCAACAGACTGACCGCGATACCTGCTTCTCTTTGTAAAATTGTAACACTCAGAAGATTGTATTTAAACGATAATCAATTAGATTTCGAAGGCATTCCTTCGGGAATTGGCAAGTTATCATCGCTGCAAGTCTTCTCTGCGGCTAACAATCGTTTGGAAATGATACCAGAAGGCTTGTGCAG GTGTGGttcattgaagaaattaatattgacGTCCAACCGATTGATCACTGTACCGGACGCCATTCATCTGCTTACCGATTTAGAACAATTAGACTTGAGGGATAATCCCAATTTGGTAATGCCGCCGAAACCGACCGAGGTACAGAAAGGGTcaggaattgaattttataatattgatttttcgttGCAACATCAATTACGACTTGCTGGTGCAAACGTACCAGCACCGACTCAAATGGCCG GTAGTAAAGACCCGATAGCTCGTAAAATGAGGCTCCGAAGAAGACGAGACCAAGAGGAGGCTGATCAGGATCAAGCCAAGATATTGAAG GGCATGAAAGATATAGCAAAGGAGAAGAACAAGGACAAAGAGTGCGAAGAGTCCAAAGCAGAATCGTTAAA ACCAAAACGATGGGACGAGACCCTCGAGAAGCCGCCTTTAGATTATTCAGAATTCTTTGATGAGGACGCGGGTCAAGTACCTGGTCTTTCGGTGTGGGAGATAGAGAACTTCTTGCCAAATGAGATAGAAGAGGTAGCGCATGGAAAGTTTTACGAAGGCGATTGTTACATCGTATTGAAGACTGAAGTCGATGACACGGGATCGTTGATTTGGGCGATCTACTTCTGGATAGGGGAGAAAGCTACT TTAGATAAAAGAGCTTGCGCGGCTATTCATGCTGTAAATTTAAGGAATTATCTGGGCGCGCAGTGCCGCACCATTAGAGAAGAACAAGGGGAGGAATCGGATGAATTTTTAATGCTGTTCGAGTCTGGTATAACTTACATCGAAGGAGGCCGCACCTCGTCCGGCTTTTACACGGTCGAGGACACG CCGTTTGTGACAAGGCTATACCGAGTACACGCGGCGGGTGCTTCTATTCACTTGGAACCTGTACCGGTTCAGTACGATTCCCTGGATCCAGGGTTCGTGTTCGTTCTGGACACAGGCAACAAAGTTTTCATGTGGTACGGTAAGAACGCGAAGAGCACGTTGAAGTCGAAGGCGAGACTGATGGCGGAGAAgatcaataaaaatgaaagaaagaacaaAGCCGAGATTCTAACGGAAATCATGAGTTCGGAGTCCGACGATTTCCTAACGTGTTTGAACGTGAAGGATACGTCTCAACTTTTACCGATCGTG GAGCACGTGGATCCAGACTTTGTGGCCCTTGCGCCTCGTTTGTATCAAGTCCAACTGGGCATGGGTTATTTAGAATTGCCTCAGGTTGAAGTGCCTCATGGGAAGTTATCGAATACGCTCCTGAATAACCGCAACGTTTATATATTGGACTGCCATTTGGACGTTTATGTTTG GTTCGGTAAAAAATCAACGAGACTGGTACGAGCAGCAGCAGTTAAATTATCTCAAGAATTGTTCAACATGATAGAGCGACCGGAGTATGCCACGGTCACCAGACTGCAAGAGGGAACCGAGTCTCAG ATTTTCAAATCCAAATTTACGGGCTGGGATGAAGTGATAGCTGTCGATTTCACCAGAACTGCTGAATCAGTCGCTAAGACTGGCGCCGACCTTACGAAATGGGCCAAACAACAGGAAACAAAG GCGGACCTGGCTGCGCTTTTCATGCCTAGACAACCGCCGATGTCTTACGCCGAAGCTCAACAGCTTATGTCGGAATGGAACGACGATTTGGAACGCATGGAACGATTTGTATTGGAGGGAAAGAAATTCGTACGCCTGCCCGAAGAAGAGTTTGGACACTTTTATAGCGGTGATTGTTACGTTTTCCTTTGTCGTTATTGGATG CCGTTGGATACCGCTGAAAACGAAGACGGCGAAGAGCAGTTTGAAGAAGATTACCAATGCACGGTGTACTTCTGGCAAGGAAGAGACGCAGGCAATATGGGGTGGTTGACATTTACCTTTAG TCTACAGAAGAAATTTAAATCACTGTTCGGTGAAAATTTAGAAGTCGTTAGAACCCATCAGCAGCAGGAAAACTTAAAGTTCTTGtcgtattttaaaagaaaatttatcatTCATCATG GCTGA
- the fliI gene encoding FLII actin remodeling protein isoform X1, translating to MANTGVLPFVRGVDFSSNDFGDGKFPESVRLMTGIQWLKLDKTNLTEIPEEMGKLLKLEHLSLVKNKLERLYGELTELSCLRTLNIRRNNIKSSGIPAELFHLEELTTLDLSHNNLKEVPEGLERTRSLLNLNLSYNHIEMIPNTLFIHLTDLLFLDLSNNRLETLPPQTRRLANLQTLNLNHNPLGHFQLRQLPSLMNLTTLQMRDTQRTLNNIPSSLETLTNLQELDLSQNNLPRVPDALYSLQNLRRLNLSDNQITELSTAIELWTKLETLNICRNRLTAIPASLCKIVTLRRLYLNDNQLDFEGIPSGIGKLSSLQVFSAANNRLEMIPEGLCRCGSLKKLILTSNRLITVPDAIHLLTDLEQLDLRDNPNLVMPPKPTEVQKGSGIEFYNIDFSLQHQLRLAGANVPAPTQMAGSKDPIARKMRLRRRRDQEEADQDQAKILKGMKDIAKEKNKDKECEESKAESLKPKRWDETLEKPPLDYSEFFDEDAGQVPGLSVWEIENFLPNEIEEVAHGKFYEGDCYIVLKTEVDDTGSLIWAIYFWIGEKATLDKRACAAIHAVNLRNYLGAQCRTIREEQGEESDEFLMLFESGITYIEGGRTSSGFYTVEDTPFVTRLYRVHAAGASIHLEPVPVQYDSLDPGFVFVLDTGNKVFMWYGKNAKSTLKSKARLMAEKINKNERKNKAEILTEIMSSESDDFLTCLNVKDTSQLLPIVEHVDPDFVALAPRLYQVQLGMGYLELPQVEVPHGKLSNTLLNNRNVYILDCHLDVYVWFGKKSTRLVRAAAVKLSQELFNMIERPEYATVTRLQEGTESQIFKSKFTGWDEVIAVDFTRTAESVAKTGADLTKWAKQQETKADLAALFMPRQPPMSYAEAQQLMSEWNDDLERMERFVLEGKKFVRLPEEEFGHFYSGDCYVFLCRYWMPLDTAENEDGEEQFEEDYQCTVYFWQGRDAGNMGWLTFTFSLQKKFKSLFGENLEVVRTHQQQENLKFLSYFKRKFIIHHGKRKQPKSSDSNRVEFYHLRSNGSALCTRLIQIPADSSLLNSSFCYILNVPFNNDDNTGIVYAWIGSKADCDEARLIQEIAEEMFNNVCHDMYGPWISLQVLNEGEEPDNFFWVALGGKKPYDVDAEYMNYTRLFRCSNEKGYFTISEKCTDFCQDDLADDDIMILDNGEQVFLWLGSRCSEVEIKLAYKSAQVYIQHLRVKQPDRPRKLFLTAKGKESRRFAKCFHGWSLHKKPLQ from the exons ATGGCTAACACCGGTGTATTGCCGTTTGTACGCGGTGTCGATTTCAGTAGCAATGATTTTGGC GATGGCAAATTTCCGGAGTCCGTTCGTCTTATGACTGGGATACAATGGCTGAAATTAGACAAAACCAATTTGACAGAAATCCCAGAAGAAATGGGGAAACTGTTGAAATTG GAACATCTGTCACTGGTTAAGAATAAATTGGAACGATTGTACGGAGAACTCACGGAACTTAGCTGTCTAAGAACATTGAATATTAGGCGTAACAACATTAAATCAAGTGGGATACCAGCTGAACTGTTTCATCTAGAGGAACTGACCACTTTAGATTTGAGTCACAATAATTTAAAGGAAGTACCAGAAGGCCTTGAACGAACTCGttctttattaaatttgaatttaagttATAACCA TATAGAGATGATTCccaatacattatttattcatttaaccgATTTACTTTTCCTGGATCTCAGTAATAATAGATTAGAGACACTGCCACCGCAAACTCGCCGTTTAGCTAATTTACAAACTTTGAATTTAAACCACAATCCTTTGGGACACTTCCAATTGAG GCAGTTGCCATCATTGATGAATTTAACGACCCTACAGATGCGCGACACGCAACGAACATTGAACAATATCCCTTCAAGTTTGGAAACCTTGACAAATTTACAAGAGCTTGATTTATCGCAGAACAATTTGCCCCGAGTACCGGACGCTCTTTATTCTCTACAAAATTTGCGTCGTTTAAATTTGAGTGACAATCAAATAACGGAATTATCAACAGCTATAG AACTTTGGACTAAACTGGAAACGTTGAATATATGCCGCAACAGACTGACCGCGATACCTGCTTCTCTTTGTAAAATTGTAACACTCAGAAGATTGTATTTAAACGATAATCAATTAGATTTCGAAGGCATTCCTTCGGGAATTGGCAAGTTATCATCGCTGCAAGTCTTCTCTGCGGCTAACAATCGTTTGGAAATGATACCAGAAGGCTTGTGCAG GTGTGGttcattgaagaaattaatattgacGTCCAACCGATTGATCACTGTACCGGACGCCATTCATCTGCTTACCGATTTAGAACAATTAGACTTGAGGGATAATCCCAATTTGGTAATGCCGCCGAAACCGACCGAGGTACAGAAAGGGTcaggaattgaattttataatattgatttttcgttGCAACATCAATTACGACTTGCTGGTGCAAACGTACCAGCACCGACTCAAATGGCCG GTAGTAAAGACCCGATAGCTCGTAAAATGAGGCTCCGAAGAAGACGAGACCAAGAGGAGGCTGATCAGGATCAAGCCAAGATATTGAAG GGCATGAAAGATATAGCAAAGGAGAAGAACAAGGACAAAGAGTGCGAAGAGTCCAAAGCAGAATCGTTAAA ACCAAAACGATGGGACGAGACCCTCGAGAAGCCGCCTTTAGATTATTCAGAATTCTTTGATGAGGACGCGGGTCAAGTACCTGGTCTTTCGGTGTGGGAGATAGAGAACTTCTTGCCAAATGAGATAGAAGAGGTAGCGCATGGAAAGTTTTACGAAGGCGATTGTTACATCGTATTGAAGACTGAAGTCGATGACACGGGATCGTTGATTTGGGCGATCTACTTCTGGATAGGGGAGAAAGCTACT TTAGATAAAAGAGCTTGCGCGGCTATTCATGCTGTAAATTTAAGGAATTATCTGGGCGCGCAGTGCCGCACCATTAGAGAAGAACAAGGGGAGGAATCGGATGAATTTTTAATGCTGTTCGAGTCTGGTATAACTTACATCGAAGGAGGCCGCACCTCGTCCGGCTTTTACACGGTCGAGGACACG CCGTTTGTGACAAGGCTATACCGAGTACACGCGGCGGGTGCTTCTATTCACTTGGAACCTGTACCGGTTCAGTACGATTCCCTGGATCCAGGGTTCGTGTTCGTTCTGGACACAGGCAACAAAGTTTTCATGTGGTACGGTAAGAACGCGAAGAGCACGTTGAAGTCGAAGGCGAGACTGATGGCGGAGAAgatcaataaaaatgaaagaaagaacaaAGCCGAGATTCTAACGGAAATCATGAGTTCGGAGTCCGACGATTTCCTAACGTGTTTGAACGTGAAGGATACGTCTCAACTTTTACCGATCGTG GAGCACGTGGATCCAGACTTTGTGGCCCTTGCGCCTCGTTTGTATCAAGTCCAACTGGGCATGGGTTATTTAGAATTGCCTCAGGTTGAAGTGCCTCATGGGAAGTTATCGAATACGCTCCTGAATAACCGCAACGTTTATATATTGGACTGCCATTTGGACGTTTATGTTTG GTTCGGTAAAAAATCAACGAGACTGGTACGAGCAGCAGCAGTTAAATTATCTCAAGAATTGTTCAACATGATAGAGCGACCGGAGTATGCCACGGTCACCAGACTGCAAGAGGGAACCGAGTCTCAG ATTTTCAAATCCAAATTTACGGGCTGGGATGAAGTGATAGCTGTCGATTTCACCAGAACTGCTGAATCAGTCGCTAAGACTGGCGCCGACCTTACGAAATGGGCCAAACAACAGGAAACAAAG GCGGACCTGGCTGCGCTTTTCATGCCTAGACAACCGCCGATGTCTTACGCCGAAGCTCAACAGCTTATGTCGGAATGGAACGACGATTTGGAACGCATGGAACGATTTGTATTGGAGGGAAAGAAATTCGTACGCCTGCCCGAAGAAGAGTTTGGACACTTTTATAGCGGTGATTGTTACGTTTTCCTTTGTCGTTATTGGATG CCGTTGGATACCGCTGAAAACGAAGACGGCGAAGAGCAGTTTGAAGAAGATTACCAATGCACGGTGTACTTCTGGCAAGGAAGAGACGCAGGCAATATGGGGTGGTTGACATTTACCTTTAG TCTACAGAAGAAATTTAAATCACTGTTCGGTGAAAATTTAGAAGTCGTTAGAACCCATCAGCAGCAGGAAAACTTAAAGTTCTTGtcgtattttaaaagaaaatttatcatTCATCATGGTAAGCGCAAACAGCCAAAGTCGTCTGATAGTAACAGAGTTGAGTTTTATCATTTGAGGAGTAATGGAAGTGCATTGTGTACTAGGCTGATACAAATACCAGCTGATTCGTCGTTACTGAATTCTTCCTTTTG TTATATCTTGAATGTGCCATTTAACAATGACGATAACACTGGAATAGTGTACGCCTGGATCGGTTCTAAAGCAGATTGCGATGAAGCACGTTTGATCCAAGAAATTGCCGAGGaaatgtttaacaatgtatGTCACGACATGTATGGG CCATGGATAAGTCTTCAGGTTTTAAACGAAGGTGAAGAGCCGGATAATTTCTTCTGGGTGGCTCTCGGTGGAAAGAAACCTTATGACGTCGATGCAGAATACATGAATTACACCAGGTTGTTCAGATGCTCGAATGAGAAAGGATACTTTACTATCAGTGAAAAGTGCACTGATTTCTGTCAA GACGATTTAGCGGATGATGATATTATGATATTGGATAATGGTGAACAAGTATTCTTGTGGTTGGGAAGCAGATGTTCGGAAGTAGAAATCAAATTAGCTTATAAGTCCGCTCAG gtGTATATTCAACATTTACGAGTGAAGCAACCGGACAGACCGCGCAAACTGTTTTTAACTGCGAAAGGAAAAGAGTCACGAAGATTTGCAAAATGTTTTCATGGTTGGAGTTTGCATAAAAAGCCGCTTCAATAA